CGCCCAGCTGGCGCAGACCCTGCTGGCCGCCCGCACCAGCCCGCTGATCTGGGCCACCACCGTGGCCAGTGGCACGGTGCTCGGCATCGTCGTCATGACGCCGGGGCTGTGCACCTACTTCGGCTGCCGGCCGCTGGGTCCGGTCGGGTGGACCATCGCGCTCGGCTCCGCGGCCGGGGCGGGCGCGGGCGCGGCAATCCTGTCGTCGCGACTCGGATGACCTGGATCCGGGCGCGAAAACGCCCGCCGGTCAGGGGGACCGGCGGGCGGGACGTGCGGTCGGGCCGCGCCGGAAAGTGCAGCGGGGCCGGAAAGTGCAGCGGCGGGCGGCGATTCGACCAGGTCAGTCCTTGCCGAGGGCATGCGCGAGTTCCGACTTGTTCATGCCGGAGCGGCCCTTGATATTGCGCTGCTTGGCCTCGTTGTAGAGCTGATCGCGGGTCGGCCCCTGGCTGCCGCTGTGCGAGCGCTGGCCGCCGCGCTTCTGCGGCGACATGTCCTGGGTGGAGCTGCGGCTGGCGGTCTTGGTGCGACCGGCCTGGGCGCGGTTCTTGTTGACCGTGCGGGCCGCGATCTCCTTTGCCCGCCCGCCGCTCGCACCGCGGTCGCGGGCGGAGTCCTTGATGTGCTCGTACTGGCGCTCGTCCTTGGCGCTCCATTCCTTCGGCATGACATACCTCCTGATCCGGTGGTGGACGGGCCGATGCACGGTCGCGGTACCCGATGGGGTCGGCCGCAAACACCGGCGGCGGGTCGTGCTCACCGGCCCCGCAGGGCCGGGAGCACCTCCTTCTCGTAGGCGTCGAAGAACCCGTCCAGGTCGGGTCCGACCTGCTGGACGTAGATCTCGTCGGCCCCCGCGTCGAGATACTGGCGCAGCTGGTCGATGTGCACGGCCGGGTCCGCGCCCACCGCGAACTGCTCGGCCACCGCGCTGCGGTCGACCAGGGTCATGGCGGCCTCGAAATCGGCTGGGCGGGGCAGGGTTTGGCTGAGCTGACCGGGCATCAGGTCGGTGGCCCACAGCCGCTGCGCGTAGTCCAGCCCGGTCTCCTCGTCGCGCGCCCAGCTGACCTTCGTGCCCGCCTGCACCGGTTTGTCCCCGCCGCCGGCCGAACGGAACAGCTCGATCAGCTCCCGATCCGGCGACACCGTGCAATAGCCGTCGCCGATCTCGGCCGCCGGCCGGGTGGCGCGCGGGCCGAACCCCGACACATAGATCGGGACCGGATCCTCGGGCAGCGTGTAGATGCGCGCGTCCTGCACGTGATAGAACTCGCCGTCGTGGTTGACCATGCCGCCGCCG
This sequence is a window from Nocardia yunnanensis. Protein-coding genes within it:
- a CDS encoding plasmid stabilization protein, which gives rise to MPKEWSAKDERQYEHIKDSARDRGASGGRAKEIAARTVNKNRAQAGRTKTASRSSTQDMSPQKRGGQRSHSGSQGPTRDQLYNEAKQRNIKGRSGMNKSELAHALGKD
- a CDS encoding TIGR03557 family F420-dependent LLM class oxidoreductase, with amino-acid sequence MVTFGYFLSSEQFGPRELVDQAERAERAGFERLWISDHFHPWNDAQGQSPFVWGTIGALSQAVSLPITTAVTCPTVRLHPAIIAQAAATAAVQCEGRFVLGVGSGEALNEHIFGDPWPTATTRLRMLEEAVGLIRRLLGGGMVNHDGEFYHVQDARIYTLPEDPVPIYVSGFGPRATRPAAEIGDGYCTVSPDRELIELFRSAGGGDKPVQAGTKVSWARDEETGLDYAQRLWATDLMPGQLSQTLPRPADFEAAMTLVDRSAVAEQFAVGADPAVHIDQLRQYLDAGADEIYVQQVGPDLDGFFDAYEKEVLPALRGR